The nucleotide window GAGGCGGCGGGAAAAAGCAGCAGCCCGTCGATCACCGCATCAGTCGATCGAATCGCGTTGTTCGTCCTTTGGTGGCGGAGGCGGCATGGGACCGCCGCGACCTGGACCACCACCACCGCCGCTGCCACGGCGTCCACCACCGAAGCTGCGTCGACGCTGGGTACGTGAGATTTCTTCTTGAATCTTCTCGGGTTCAGAAAGATCCAAACGCATCCGTTGATAGTCGCTCATCATCTGGTAGCGCTGCAGCGGCGTGGATCGTCCGTCGTCCATCGATCGACGTAGCGCCGATTCGGCCCACAGCAATAGCACCGACGCACGCAGCATCGGATCGTCGCCGGCCAAGATGTCCAGGTTTTCCGCATCCTTGGTCGGGATCCAAAACTCCAGCATCTCGAATTCTTGGTCGGTCAACTTCGGCGCGCCGTCGTTGCGTTCGAATCCGGGCGGAGCATCGCTGACGATTTCCCACAACAGGATTCGATCGATGTGTTCTCGCACGAACGGTGGCAGATCATCGGCTTGCAATCGGCGGTCGCGGTACAACGATGTGGCGCTTTCAGGATCGCTCAGGCGTTCTTCCAAGATGATCGAAAGCCCCGTGTTCAAGATGTCCACGGTTTCTTCGTTCAACATCCACGCACTTTGTCGTTGAATGCGTTGGTTGCTGTACGCGATGGCTTCATCGATTGCGTCGCGGCGTTTGGATTCGATTTCAACGGCGTCGCCGGGATCCGAAACTTCGGGCGATTCGATCGCATCGATCTGTGACGGCGGCAAGGTGGCTTTCCACAGCGAATAGTCACGCATCGTTTGCAGCAAACGCTGGGCGTCGGTCTGCAGGGCCACAGTATCTGCGAACTCGCGTAAGGATTCCTGGCGTGACGGGTCGAAATTGCGGAAGCTGTCCCAGTTAGCCGCCAAGTGACCGGCGACTGGTCCCGGCAATTCCGCCAACGCAGTCTTTCGCTGTTCGGTCGACAGTTCCGACAGGCCCGTGTCGATCGGTTCGATCGCTTGGATCTCCTTCAACTTGATGATCACATCCTGCCAAGCGTCCATGCCAGCCAATTGACGCATCAGATTCAAATCGTCGCCGTCCAAGTACGCGTCCAAATCTTCAACGATCGTCAGATCATCCAATTGCCGATTCAGCATGGCGGTGCGTCGCCACTGGACCGCGGCGTAACCCATCGTCGCGGTCAACAGACAACCTAGCGCCACGAAGACGGCGATGGGGACGCGTTGATACCAAGCCGGTTTCTTACCGCCGGCCCGCATCACGTCGGTGACGACCATTTCCATCGTCGTTTCGACCAGTTTTTCGTTGGGCGTCACGTCGGGTAGATCGTCCAGCATGTCCCAGCCGCGCTGCAGGTCATGCAACCGGGTGCGCAGATCGGCATCGTTGATCAGACGATGCTCCAGAGCGTCGCGATCTTGTGGCCCCAGTTCGCCGTCCAGGTAGGCGACCAGTTGTTCGTCGTCGGGATCGACCGGCGTGTCGTCGGTCAAAATTTGAGTGCTCATCACTTCGGCTCCTGTGGCAGGACGCCTGCGTCGATGTAGGGCTGAAGCAGTTCTTTCAGATTGACTCGCGCGCGGCTGAGCAACGACTTGACCGCCTTGGCCGACATGCCCATGGCTTCGGCGATCTCGGCATAGCTGAGGTTTTCAAAACGCGACAGCATCAGAGCCATGCGTTGGCGTTCCCCCAGACTTTCGATGGCCGCACGAACGATCTCGGCTCGTTCGCCTTTTTCCACCATGCGTGCGGGCATCAATCCGCTGGCGTCGGCTGCGGTCCCGGCCAACAGCGTCGCCGGTTGATCGGGCTGGTCGGGCAGGGGGGCGTCGATCTCGCTGACCTCTTGGCGTCGTCCGGCGGACCGATTCGCGTTCCGTGCGACGTTCCCCGCGATCGTGTACAGCCACGTGGCAAACTTCGCGCCCGGTTGGTAGCGATGGCGGGCACGATAGACCCGCAGAAAAGTCTCCTGCGCCAGGTCTTCGGCCATTCCCTTGGGGCCCATGTGCTGCATCATTCGCACCAAACGTGTTTGGTAACGTCGCACCAACGTTTCAAACGCCGCCGCATCGTCTTCCTTCACGCGCATCATCAGGCGAACGTCCGGATCGGACTGCTGATAACGCATCGCGGTGGACGGGCTGACGATCAAGCGATCCCCGCTTTGGTCGGCGGCAATGGGTGAAAAGGACGACGTGTATTCTATCCTGATTCAACCACGGCCAAGAGAGGAGGTTCCG belongs to Crateriforma spongiae and includes:
- a CDS encoding sigma-70 family RNA polymerase sigma factor, giving the protein MRYQQSDPDVRLMMRVKEDDAAAFETLVRRYQTRLVRMMQHMGPKGMAEDLAQETFLRVYRARHRYQPGAKFATWLYTIAGNVARNANRSAGRRQEVSEIDAPLPDQPDQPATLLAGTAADASGLMPARMVEKGERAEIVRAAIESLGERQRMALMLSRFENLSYAEIAEAMGMSAKAVKSLLSRARVNLKELLQPYIDAGVLPQEPK
- a CDS encoding anti-sigma factor family protein, whose product is MSTQILTDDTPVDPDDEQLVAYLDGELGPQDRDALEHRLINDADLRTRLHDLQRGWDMLDDLPDVTPNEKLVETTMEMVVTDVMRAGGKKPAWYQRVPIAVFVALGCLLTATMGYAAVQWRRTAMLNRQLDDLTIVEDLDAYLDGDDLNLMRQLAGMDAWQDVIIKLKEIQAIEPIDTGLSELSTEQRKTALAELPGPVAGHLAANWDSFRNFDPSRQESLREFADTVALQTDAQRLLQTMRDYSLWKATLPPSQIDAIESPEVSDPGDAVEIESKRRDAIDEAIAYSNQRIQRQSAWMLNEETVDILNTGLSIILEERLSDPESATSLYRDRRLQADDLPPFVREHIDRILLWEIVSDAPPGFERNDGAPKLTDQEFEMLEFWIPTKDAENLDILAGDDPMLRASVLLLWAESALRRSMDDGRSTPLQRYQMMSDYQRMRLDLSEPEKIQEEISRTQRRRSFGGGRRGSGGGGGPGRGGPMPPPPPKDEQRDSID